DNA sequence from the Streptomyces cinnabarinus genome:
CTCGGGCGGCAGCGCCCCGCCACCGACCGGCGGTATGTACTGCGTCGCACCGTCGTCGACGACCGGGGGGATGTACTGGGTGGCGCCGTCGTCCCCGTAGGAAGCGGCGGCCGGGAACTCACCGGAGCCACCGTAGGGGGCCGCGGGCGGGAGGGCGTCGGCGCCGTGGGCGGCCGCCTGCGGTAGCGCGTCGGTGCCATAGGAGGCAGCGGGCGGAAGCGCGTCGGCGCCGTAGGAAGCCGCGGGCGGGACCGCTCCCGCGTTCTGGGGGGCGTAGCCCTGTGCCGGGGTGCCGTAGTACTGCGCCGGGGTCTCCGGGGGGAGGGGCTGGGACGTGGCGTCCGGGGTGCCCCAGGCGGCCGCGGGCTGCTCGCCGCTCGACCAGGGCTGCGCGGGCGGCGGCGTCCAGCCCTGTGCCGGGGGCGGGGCCGCCGGCGGCTGGTGCTGCTCGGGGCCCCAGGAGCCGCTCCACGCCTGACCGCCCGACGGGGCCGCCGGGGCGGGCGGCGGGGTCGGCTGAACCGGGTGCTGGGGGCCGACTGGGCTGCCCGTCATACCCGGGAGCAGCGGCTCCCCTCCGTCTGAGGGCAGCACGATGCCTTCGCGCGCGGGCCGCGCCGAGGGCTCCTCGCCCTGTCCACTCTGCGTCACCGGGACTCCTACGAATGGGGGACCTTCGGAATCGTCGGCTCACGCTACCGGGTCCCAAGAGCGGCGTGCCACGCAGCTCAGAACGTGACGTACGTCCCTGTGACCGCCGTAACAGCGCGGTCCCCCATTCCCCGTCCCCGTCCTCCTCTCCCTCTCGGTGCCTTTGTTTCCCGTGTGTTCACGGCCGCGTATCCCGGCCACGCGCGCTGGTCCTCGTCACGCCGCCTGGAGATCCAGCCGCGCCCCGAACTCCCTTACCACCGGCTCCTCCCGGTACGGCTCAAGCCGTTGCTGGAAGTCCTCCAGGTAGTCGGCACCGCGGTTGGAGCGCAGGGTCTCCAGCAGTTCGACGGCCTTCAGGCCGGTGTGGCAGGCCTGTTCGACCTCGCGCTGCTGCACCTGCGCTGTGGCGAGGAGCACGTAGCCGATCGCCCGCCGTCGCGCCTTGCCCTCCGGCAGCCCCGCGAGGGACTCCTCGGCGCACCGGGCCGCGGCCTCGGCCTGCCCGAGATCACGGTGGCAGTGCGCCAACTCGTCGGCCAGATAGGCCCCGTCGAAGTGGGCGATCCACGGCGGGTCGTCCCCGGAGGCCGGATCCGCCGCCTCCAGCGCGCTCACCGCCCGCCCGGACGCCACCTGCGCCCCTCGTACGTCGCCCATGAGCGCGTGTCCCCGGGCCTCGGCGGCGTGGAACATCGCCTCCGCGCGCGGGGTCACGCGCCCCCGCGCCCCCTCCTGCGCGGCCCGCGCCAGCTGCGCGATCTCACGCGGGTTCCCGAGCTGCGCCGCCAGATGGCTCATGGACGCGGCCAGTACGTATCCGCCGTAGCCGCGGTCCCCGGCCGCCTGGGCGAGCCTGAGGGCCTGGATGTAGTACCGCTGGGCCAGGCCGGGTTGGCCGGTGTCGATCGCCATGTAGCCCGCCAGCTCCGTCAACCGGGCCACCGCGGCGAACAGTTCACGCCCCACGGCCTCCCGGTACGACCCGGCCAGCAGCCCCGAGACGACGCTGTTCAGATAGTGCACGACGACCGGGCGCACATGCCCGCTGCCGTACTGGTGGTCCAGGTCGACCAGCGCCTGCGTCATCGCCTTCACGGCAGCGACGTCGGACTGGCCCACGCGCGGGCCCGCCGAGCGCGCGACCTGGGAGTCGGGCGCGGAGATCAGCCAGTCCCGGCTGGGCTCGACCAGCGCGGACGCGGCGACGGACGAGCCGGACAGGAAGTCCCGCCGGCCCACGTCACTGCGCCACAGCTCACACACCTGCTCGATGGCGCCCAGTACCGTCGGCGAGAACTGGAGACCGACACCGGAGGCGAGGTTCTTGCCGTTGGCCATCCCGATCTCGTCGATCGTGACCGTACGGCCGAGTTTGCGGCCGAGTGCCTCCGCGATGATCGCCGGGGCGCGCCCGCGCGGCTGCTGACCGCGCAGCCAACGGGCCACGGACGTCTTGTCGTAGCGCAGGTCAAGACCGTGCTCGGCACCGCACATGTTGACCCGGCGGGCGAGCCCGGCGTTCGAGCAGCCCGCTTCCTGGATGAGCGCCTGCAACCGTTCGTTCGGCTGCCGCGCGACGAGAGGCCTTGCGGCCATGGCGTACCCCCTGTGGCTGCGGTGCCCTGCCCACGCACCGAGTTGACTTGTCTTCGCACCGAACGAATCCGGCCGTGAAGATCAATGCCCCGCGGACATACCGAAAATGCGAGGCATGCGAGGATTGCCGGGGTAAGGCACGAAGCCGACCCCGCTTGTGGCTACCCAGGTATCGCCACGGATCCTCCCGCGCGCCCCCATACATGCATCCATGCGCCCCAGTTGCGGAATCGATGCTCCTCCCCCGCGCACGCTACGGGCGTAACCCGAGGTGGGTGCGGGAGTTGTGTTGAGCGTGGAAGAGACGATCGAGGCCACTGAAGCCGCTCAGATTCCGAAGCAGCGCGGGGAATCGCTGCTGGAGACCGCCGTACGCTACGCCGAGGAGCGCCACTGGGACGTGTTTCCCGGTACCTGGCTGGAAGCCGTCGACGGGGTGCAGCACTGCTCGTGCGGCGACGCCGCGTGCTCTGCGCCGGGGGCGCATCCTTCGCGGGCGGACTGGGGCACGCAGGCGACGGGCAGTGCGACCGTTGCCCGCCGGATGTGGTCGAAACAGCCGCTGTCCTCGATCCTGCTGCCCACGGGGCGCACGTTCGACGCGATCTCCGTCGCCGAGACGGCGGGGTTTCTCGCGCTGGCCCGCATGGAGCGGATGGAGTTGACGCTCGGGCCCGTGACGTTGACGCCGGATCGTCGGATGCACTTCTTCGTGCTGCCGGGGGCGTCGGTGAAGGTGCCTGATCTGGTGCGCAAGCTCGGCTGGACGCCGTCGTCGCTCGATCTCGTCGCGCTCGGGGAGGGCAGCTATGTGGCTGCGCCGCCTACGCGGTTCGGGTCTCGGGGGGCTGTGCAGTGGGCCTGCCGGCCCACGCCCGCCAATCGGTGGCTGCCGGATGCGGAGGAGTTGATCTCGCCGCTTGCCTATGCGTGCGGCCGGGATCGCTAGCGCCTACTTCTCTGCCTCGCCGTCGCCGTTTGCGGGTGCGGGATCGCTGTGGCTTGTCGCGCCCACGCGGCGGAGCCGCATATTGGATACAGCCCCGCGCCCCTTAGGTTGGCATTCATGACGTACGCCGTTGTGGTCCGTGGGCTTTGGAAGCGGTTTGGGCAGCAAGTCGCTGTTGCCGGTATCGATCTTGAGCTGCCCGCCGGGAAGTTCATCGGTCTGGTCGGGCCCAATGGGGCGGGGAAGACCACCACGCTCTCCATGGTCACCGGGTTGCTGCGGCCCGATCAGGGGGCCGTGGAGGTCGTGGGGCACGACGTCTGGCGGGATCCCGTGGCGGTGAAGGCGCGGATCGGGGTGTTGCCGGAGGGGCTGCGGCTGTTCGAGCGGTTGTCGGGGCGGGAACTGCTCGCCTATTCGGGGCGGTTGCGCGGGCTGCCGGGTGCCGAGGTCGACAAGCGGGCCACGCAGCTCCTCGACGTGCTGGACCTGGCCGGGGCCCAGCACAAGCTGGTCGTCGACTACTCGACCGGTATGCGCAAGAAGATCGGGCTCGCCGCCGCTCTCCTCCACAACCCCGAAGTGCTCTTCCTCGACGAGCCGTTCGAGGGCGTCGACCCGGTCTCCGCGCAGACCATCCGGGGGGTCCTGGAGCGGTACACCGGCTCCGGCGCCACCGTCGTCTTCTCCTCCCACGTCATGGAGCTGGTCGAGTCGCTGTGCGACTGGGTGGCCGTCATGGCGGCGGGCCGGATCCGGGCGCACGGCCCGCTCGCCGAGGTCCGCGGCGACGCGCCCTCCCTCCAGCGGGCGTTCCTGGAACTGGTGGGGGCACAGGGGCGCGACGCGGCATCCGACCTCGACTGGCTGGGCGGCGGGGCGCGATGAGCGCGCCCACGATCACTCCGGTCCTGGTGCGGCTGAAACTCTCCCTGCTGCGCAATGGGCTGCGCCAGTCCTCCGGCCGCCGCGCCGCGTACGTCGCCTCGGCCGTCCTCACGCTGCTGTTCGCCGCGGCCCAGCTGATCGGCCTGATCGCGCTGCGCGGCCACGCCCACGCCGCGTCCGTGGTCGTCCTGCTGGTCGCGGTGCTGGCGCTCGGCTGGGCGGTGATGCCGCTGTTCTTCCCCGGCGGCGACGAGACCCTCGACCCGACCCGCCTGGTCATGCTCCCCCTGCGCCCCCGCCCCCTGGTGCGCGCCCTGCTCGCTTCCTCCCTGGTCGGCATCGGCCCGCTGTTCACGCTCTGCCTGCTGACCGGCTCGGTGATCGCGGTGGCGCACGGCGCGACGGCCTACGTGGTGGGCGTCGTCGGAGTCGTCCTGGCGCTGCTGGTGTGCGTGGCCCTGGCGCGGGCCGTCGCCGCCGCCAACATCCGGCTGCTGACCAGCCGCAAGGGCCGGGATCTCGCGGTGCTGAGCGGCCTGGTGATCGCGATCGGCGCGCAGCTCGTCAACTTCGGTGCGCAGCGCCTCGGTTCGTCCGGGCTCGGGCAGCTCGACCCGGCGGCGGACGTACTGCGCTGGGTGCCGCCGGCGTCGGCGATCGGCGCGGTGGACGCGGCGAGCGAGGGGTCCTACGGCGTGGCCCTGCTGCAACTGGCGCTGACGGCCGGGGCGTTGGCCGCCCTGATCGCCGTATGGTCACGGCACCTGACCCGGCTGATGACCGAGCCGGACGGGTCGACGCTCCAGGCGGCGGCGGAGACCGCCGTGCGGGAGTCCACGGGGCTCGGCAGGCTGCTGCCCGCCGGGCGGACCGGGACCGTCATGGAGCGCAGCCTGCGGTACATCTGGCGGGATCCGAAGACCAAGGCGGCCTGGGTGACCTCGCTGGCCATCGGGATGATCGTGCCGCTGTTCAACGCCCTCCAGGGCACCGGCTCGCTCTACTTCGCGTGTTTCGCGGCCGGGATGCTCGGGATCCAGATGTACAACCAGTTCGGCCAGGACACCTCCGCGTTCTGGATGGTCGCGATGACGATCTCGGACACGCGGGACGCCTACGCCGAACTCCGCGCGCGTGCCCTGGCGCTGCTGGTGATCACCCTGCCGTACGCGACGCTGGTGACGGTCCTGACCGCGGCCCTGCTCGGCGACTGGTCACGGCTTCCCGAGGCGCTCGGTCTCTCCTTCGCGCTGCTCGGCGCGATGCTGGCGACCGGCGCGTGGACCTCGGCCCGCTTCCCGTACTCCATCCCGCAGGAGGGCTACAAGAACGTGGCCCCCGGGCAGGTGGGCCTGGCCTGGATCTCCATCTTCGGCGGCATGGTCGCGGCGGCCCTGCTCTGCGCCCCGGTCATCGCCCTGACGATCTGGCTGAACATCACGGCGAACGGCGACGATTGGCGGTGGCTGCTCCTGCCGGCGGGAACGGCATACGGGGCGGCGATCACGGTCGCGGGACTGAGGCTGGCGGCGCCACGGACGGCGGCGAGACTGCCCGAGATCTTGACGGCGGTGAGTAGAGGCTGAGGGAGCTGGAACTCCCTGAGGGGCGCGGGGAACTGCGCGACAAGCCCCCACGCGCCCACGGCCGCGACACAAGGTCACGCACCCCTCCGAGCGCGCCGCTCAAACCAACCGAACCGCGTCAAGAAACGGCTCGATCGCCCCCCGCCAAGCCTCCGGCTGGTCATAGTGCACAAGATGCCCCGCGTCGGAGACTTCCGCGTACTCCCCCTTGGGCAGCACCCGCACCATCTCCTGCGCCTCGGCACGCCCCAGCTCCCCGTCCAGCCCCCGCACGACCAGCGTGGGGCACTGGACCTGCGCCAGTTCCTCCCAGTGCGCGTCGTACACCCATGTCTCACGGGACTTCAGCATCTGCTCGTGCTCGAAGACCGGCCGCCACCCGTCCTCGCACTCCTGCATGACCTCGGCGTAGAACTCCCCCCGCGCGGGGTTGGGCCGCTCCACCCAGGGATCGTCCTCCCCGAACCACTTCCGGACGTCGGCGAGGGTCGCGAAGGGCACGGGCCAGGACTTGAACCAGTCCGCCCACTCACGCTGCGAGGCGGCACCCAGCGCCGACGCCCGCATGTCACAGATGATCACGCCCGACACCAGGTCGGGCCGCTTCGCGGCGAGCTGCCACGCGGTCAGCGCGCCCATCGCGTGGCCGACGAGGACGGCCGGGCCGAGGCCGAGCTGTTCGAGGGCGGCCTCGGCGTCGTCCACATACGCCTCGCGGGTGAAGGCCGCCTCGGCCGGTTTGTCGCTGCGGCCGTGGCCGCGCTGGTCCAGGGCGACCGCGCGATGCCGTTCGGAGAGCCAGCGGGCCGTGGCCGCCCAGTGCGAGGCACGGCCCATCAGCCCGTGCAGTAACAGCACGCCGTGTCCGGACTGCTCCGGCTCGCCCCCGGCGGGCGGGCGGTCGCTCTTGGGTGGGTCGCCGAACTCCCAGGCCGCGAGGCGTACCCCGCCCTTCCCGGTCACGTCGATGCGCCGCGCCATAGGTCCTGGCACCCCCCTAGCTCCGCCTGCCGTGCCTTTGTGTGCATTTATCTGAGCGCACGTCCCGCGCGACCCGTCACTCCCAGGTTATCGAACCCCCATTCGAAAACGCCGTCTCGCCGGGTAACACCCCTCGTTCGAGTGACCTCCCTCAAGGATTGACCACCGCAGCCGAGGGGAGATCTTCAACGGGAGGCGGACCGCTCGGGGAAAACGGTCCGAGGGGAACGACCCTGGGAGCTCGGGGCTCCGGGTCGGAACAGGGGAGGACAGGCCCCGGCGCCGCAAGGCGCCGGGGCCCTCCACACGTCTGCGGCACATCCTCCGCCCCCTCAGGTCATATGCCTCACGCGACAGCCTCGCACGCGCGGCGCCCGAGCGCTGCGATTCGACGGACTGAATCTTGGATTCGGCGCGTTCCGGGGGTCGCCTCAACTACCCCTGGAACACCAGGAGTTGCCATCGAGGTGACGGTGGGCTCAGCGCTTGGCGACGAACACGTGCGAGGCGACGTCCGCCTCCAGCTCGGCCGCCTCACCACCGCTGCCGACCAGCACCCCGCCCGCCGACTCGGTCACGCTGACCACCGAACCGGGCTGCACACCCGCGCGCCGGAGCGTGTACATCAGCTGCGCGTCCGTCTGGATCGGCTCCCCGATCCGGCGCACCACGACGGTCTTGCCCTCCAGCCCCGGAGCCAGCTCGGCCAGCGAGACCATGCCCTCGTCGAGGAACGGGTCGGCGCCGTCCTTCTCGCCGAGCTCCTCCAGGCCGGGGATCGGGTTGCCGTAGGGCGACTCGGTGGGGTGACGGAGGAGCTCCAGGACGCGGCGCTCGACGGCCTCGCTCATCACGTGCTCCCAGCGACAGGCCTCGGCGTGCACCTGCTCCCACTCCAGGCCGATCACGTCGACGAGCAGACACTCGGCGAGCCGGTGCTTGCGCATCACACGGGTGGCCAGGCGGCGGCCCTCGTCGGTCAGCTCCAGATGGCGGTCCGAGGCGACGGACACCAGGCCGTCACGCTCCATCCGCGCCACCGTCTGGCTGACCGTCGGCCCGCTCTGGTCGAGCCGCTCGGCGATCCGGGCACGCATCGGGACCACACCTTCCTCTTCCAGTTCGAGGATGGTGCGGAGATACATCTCCGTGGTGTCGATCAGTCCGGACATACGTGCCCCTCGATGAGATCTGCCGGAAGCGCGACAGCTTCGCGGCGCGTGCGCTGGCCCTGGCTTCAATTCTGACGCATAGCGCTGACAACCGTGCCGCGCCGTTGAAACCAGGGGGTTTCGCGCTCGGCCACACCGATCCGCGCCGATCCACGCCGATCCGCGCCTTGCGCGCGAACACGCCCCCCGGCCCGCGCCCCACGCCGTATTGACACCGCACTGGTCCAGACCGCACGGTGATCCGCGACACAGATCACGACCGGCACACGACCGGCACCCGAACACCAACGGACTTCGCACGGCAAAGGGGCCCGCGCATGAGCGACCGCAAGCTGTCCGGCCAGTTCTTCGACGCCGCGATCGGGCTGCTCCAGCGGGTCCGCGACGAGGAGGCCGAGAACATCGACTCGGCCGGCGCGCTGCTCGCCGACGCCGTCGCCGGGGGCGGGCGGCTGTTCGCCTTCGGCGCCGGGCACTCCTCGCTGGCCGCGCAGGACGTCGTATACCGCGCGGGCGGCCTCGCCCTGATGAACCTCCTGGCCGTGCCGGGAGTCGTCGGCGTGGACGTGATGCCCGCCACGCTCGGTTCCGCCCTGGAGCGGGTCGACGGGCTCGCGGCGGCCGTACTGGACAGCTCACCGCTCCGCGCGGGAGACGTCCTGGTGATCATCTCCCTGTCCGGACGCAACGCCCTGCCCGTGGAGATGGCCCTCAACGCCCGCGCGCTGGGCGTGAAGGTCATCGGGGTGACATCGGTGGCGTACGCCTCCGAGACGAAATCGCGGCATGTCTCCGGGACGTTCCTGAAGGACCACTGCGATCTGGTGCTCGACTCCAAGATCCCCGTCGGGGACGCCGAGCTGACCCTGGACACCGTTCCGGCGCCGTTCGCCCCCGCGTCCACGGTCGTCACCGCCGCCCTGATGCAGGCCGTCATGGCCACGGCCGCCGGCGCCCTGGCCGACCGCGGCATCGAGCCACCGCTGCTGCGCTCCGGCAATGTGGACGGCGGCCACGAGTGGAACGGGCGCGTGATGGAGCAGTACGGCGACCGGATCTTCTACCAGCGCTGAACCCTCACAGAGCGCTCGCCAGGTCCAGGGCGGTAGCGATGCGCGCCGCCACATCCTCCGCGTACGTCGCATCGGAGCGCTCGAAGGGACTACGGCCGCCCCCGCGCAGGAACGTGACGACGCCCAGGGTCCGGCCCCGGCTGCGCAGGACCGCGCACAGGGCGTGCACCGAGTCGGACGGCCACCGGCGGGCCTCGGCCCACAGACGGGCCTGCTCCGGCGGAACGGTGCCGACACTGGCCCGGACCGACCCCGCGCGGGCCACGCACTGGAGCGCCGGATGGCCCTCCGGGTAACGCACGGGCAGGCCCGCGGCGCCGGTCGGCAGGCTGGGTCCCGGCGGCCCCGAAGGCGTCGCCGCCGCCCTCACCAGGCGGACCTGCCCGGCCGCGTCCGCGTCGCCGAGCGAGCCGCCCGCGACCCGGTCGATCAAGGCGTGGTCGGCGAACCCGGCGAGCGCGAAGTCCAGGTGGACGGTGGCCGCCTCCGCCGGGTCCTCGCACTCCGCCGCGGCCCGCGCGGCCCGGTGCAGCTGGTTGGTGCGGAACCGCAGCAGCGCCGCCTCCTGCTCGCCCTGCTTCGCCTCGGTCACGTCCTGGAAGAGCCAGCCCACACCCAGCGGCACCGGCTCCTCGGCCAGCGGCGAGGCCAGCCGGACGAACCCACAGCGCCAGCAGCGCCGCTGTTCGCCCTCCGGGGTGCGCACACTGACCCAGATCTCGGCGGGCGCGGGCGGCGCGCCCTCGGCGAGGACATGGGTGAGCGCGCTCTCCAGCTCCTCGACGCCCTGCGCGAGCAGTTCGCCCAGCGGACGGCCCAGGGCGGACGTACGGCCGATACCCAGGGCGCGGGCGGCGTGGGCGTTGACGACGGCGGGACGCAGGTCGGCGTCGACGAGGACGACACCCCAGGAGGCGTCCTCGAAGAGGGCCTCACTGAGCGCGATGGAGCGCTCCAGGTCGATCTGGGCGTGCACCTCGCTGAACGCGCAGTACACGCCGGCGGGCTTGCCGTCGGGCCCGCGTACGGCCGCGGACTGGGTCCGCACGAGCACCCGACCGCCGTCCTTGGTGAGCAGCGCGAACTCGTGCACCTGCCGCCCCGGAGCGTCCATGGCGGACATCAGCCGCCCCTCGACCTCCTCGGCGTCGGCACTGCGCACGGCCCAGTCGGCGAACCCCTGCCGCCCCACGGCCTCGGCGGCGGTCCAGCCGAGGATGCGCTCGGCCTCACGGTTCCAGTGGGTGACGACGCCGCCCGCGTCGAAGGCGCACAAGGCCGCGTCCATGCCGTCCAGCAACGCGGCGAGCAGGTCGGAGCCGCCCGAGCCCTCGGGGCCGGGACCCTCTGGCTCGTCCGGCCCCAGCTCGTCGGTGGTCCCACTACGCCGGGAAGCACTCACCTGGACCCCCTGCCAAGCCGCGTCCGCACGCATACGGTGCGGCGGTTCGCCCACTAACAATCATTCAACTCGAACGTGACGCAGCGCACATCGGCTTCCCGCAAGATTGAGGGAATCGTTGCTTGCCGGAGACGTCGTACCACTCAATCCTCAAGCCCGAATGTGAGCCACACTTCAGTCTCGTCCTCGGGCGCGACATACCGCTCCACCTCGACGAACCCCCGCGCCTCGGCGAACCGCACCCCGTCACCGTTGGCCGCCAGCACGACGGTCCGGATCCCCCGCGCCCCGAGCCCCCGCGCATGGGCGAGACAGTGCTCGTACAGAGCGTGCCCGAACCCCCGCCCCCGGAACTCGGGCAGCACCCGCGCGATGACGATCGCGACCGCACCCTCCCCATCCGGCGGCCGCACGGTCGAGCACCCGACCAGCACGTCCCCGAGATACGCGTTCTCCAGCCGATGCCGCCCACTGCGCTCCCGCACCTCATCGGCGCTCAGCTCGTCCGGCGGCACGATGACGTTGTGGACGTACCGCCACTGCTCCAGCATGCGCTCGCCGGCAACCACCTCGACCCGAAGATCATCCATCCCCGCCACCTTCCCATGCCGCGTACACCTCAACCTCAGGAAAAAGCGGTTGATCCGGTCGCCGGCGGTTCCTAGTGTGTGGTGCACACAAGAAGGGAGGTGGTTCGGCAGATGTATGGAAACCGGACGCGTGAGGTGGCTGCGGGCTAGCGGCCCGACACCCCGCAAGTGCGGTGCCGGACCAGTGCGTGAAAGATGCGCGCAGCCGGCCCAATCCCAAGCAGTCACCCGACCCGCGAGCTCGCCGGTACGTCCGGCCGGCCCTTCCGCCCTGGCGGAGGACCCGAGCTCGCGGGTCGTCTGCGTTCCCGGCCGCATTCCCGGGGCGGAGGAT
Encoded proteins:
- a CDS encoding transcriptional regulator yields the protein MAARPLVARQPNERLQALIQEAGCSNAGLARRVNMCGAEHGLDLRYDKTSVARWLRGQQPRGRAPAIIAEALGRKLGRTVTIDEIGMANGKNLASGVGLQFSPTVLGAIEQVCELWRSDVGRRDFLSGSSVAASALVEPSRDWLISAPDSQVARSAGPRVGQSDVAAVKAMTQALVDLDHQYGSGHVRPVVVHYLNSVVSGLLAGSYREAVGRELFAAVARLTELAGYMAIDTGQPGLAQRYYIQALRLAQAAGDRGYGGYVLAASMSHLAAQLGNPREIAQLARAAQEGARGRVTPRAEAMFHAAEARGHALMGDVRGAQVASGRAVSALEAADPASGDDPPWIAHFDGAYLADELAHCHRDLGQAEAAARCAEESLAGLPEGKARRRAIGYVLLATAQVQQREVEQACHTGLKAVELLETLRSNRGADYLEDFQQRLEPYREEPVVREFGARLDLQAA
- a CDS encoding bifunctional DNA primase/polymerase; amino-acid sequence: MLSVEETIEATEAAQIPKQRGESLLETAVRYAEERHWDVFPGTWLEAVDGVQHCSCGDAACSAPGAHPSRADWGTQATGSATVARRMWSKQPLSSILLPTGRTFDAISVAETAGFLALARMERMELTLGPVTLTPDRRMHFFVLPGASVKVPDLVRKLGWTPSSLDLVALGEGSYVAAPPTRFGSRGAVQWACRPTPANRWLPDAEELISPLAYACGRDR
- a CDS encoding ABC transporter ATP-binding protein — encoded protein: MTYAVVVRGLWKRFGQQVAVAGIDLELPAGKFIGLVGPNGAGKTTTLSMVTGLLRPDQGAVEVVGHDVWRDPVAVKARIGVLPEGLRLFERLSGRELLAYSGRLRGLPGAEVDKRATQLLDVLDLAGAQHKLVVDYSTGMRKKIGLAAALLHNPEVLFLDEPFEGVDPVSAQTIRGVLERYTGSGATVVFSSHVMELVESLCDWVAVMAAGRIRAHGPLAEVRGDAPSLQRAFLELVGAQGRDAASDLDWLGGGAR
- a CDS encoding transporter, which gives rise to MSAPTITPVLVRLKLSLLRNGLRQSSGRRAAYVASAVLTLLFAAAQLIGLIALRGHAHAASVVVLLVAVLALGWAVMPLFFPGGDETLDPTRLVMLPLRPRPLVRALLASSLVGIGPLFTLCLLTGSVIAVAHGATAYVVGVVGVVLALLVCVALARAVAAANIRLLTSRKGRDLAVLSGLVIAIGAQLVNFGAQRLGSSGLGQLDPAADVLRWVPPASAIGAVDAASEGSYGVALLQLALTAGALAALIAVWSRHLTRLMTEPDGSTLQAAAETAVRESTGLGRLLPAGRTGTVMERSLRYIWRDPKTKAAWVTSLAIGMIVPLFNALQGTGSLYFACFAAGMLGIQMYNQFGQDTSAFWMVAMTISDTRDAYAELRARALALLVITLPYATLVTVLTAALLGDWSRLPEALGLSFALLGAMLATGAWTSARFPYSIPQEGYKNVAPGQVGLAWISIFGGMVAAALLCAPVIALTIWLNITANGDDWRWLLLPAGTAYGAAITVAGLRLAAPRTAARLPEILTAVSRG
- a CDS encoding alpha/beta fold hydrolase, whose translation is MARRIDVTGKGGVRLAAWEFGDPPKSDRPPAGGEPEQSGHGVLLLHGLMGRASHWAATARWLSERHRAVALDQRGHGRSDKPAEAAFTREAYVDDAEAALEQLGLGPAVLVGHAMGALTAWQLAAKRPDLVSGVIICDMRASALGAASQREWADWFKSWPVPFATLADVRKWFGEDDPWVERPNPARGEFYAEVMQECEDGWRPVFEHEQMLKSRETWVYDAHWEELAQVQCPTLVVRGLDGELGRAEAQEMVRVLPKGEYAEVSDAGHLVHYDQPEAWRGAIEPFLDAVRLV
- a CDS encoding metal-dependent transcriptional regulator — translated: MSGLIDTTEMYLRTILELEEEGVVPMRARIAERLDQSGPTVSQTVARMERDGLVSVASDRHLELTDEGRRLATRVMRKHRLAECLLVDVIGLEWEQVHAEACRWEHVMSEAVERRVLELLRHPTESPYGNPIPGLEELGEKDGADPFLDEGMVSLAELAPGLEGKTVVVRRIGEPIQTDAQLMYTLRRAGVQPGSVVSVTESAGGVLVGSGGEAAELEADVASHVFVAKR
- a CDS encoding SIS domain-containing protein — translated: MSDRKLSGQFFDAAIGLLQRVRDEEAENIDSAGALLADAVAGGGRLFAFGAGHSSLAAQDVVYRAGGLALMNLLAVPGVVGVDVMPATLGSALERVDGLAAAVLDSSPLRAGDVLVIISLSGRNALPVEMALNARALGVKVIGVTSVAYASETKSRHVSGTFLKDHCDLVLDSKIPVGDAELTLDTVPAPFAPASTVVTAALMQAVMATAAGALADRGIEPPLLRSGNVDGGHEWNGRVMEQYGDRIFYQR
- a CDS encoding PAS domain-containing protein is translated as MSASRRSGTTDELGPDEPEGPGPEGSGGSDLLAALLDGMDAALCAFDAGGVVTHWNREAERILGWTAAEAVGRQGFADWAVRSADAEEVEGRLMSAMDAPGRQVHEFALLTKDGGRVLVRTQSAAVRGPDGKPAGVYCAFSEVHAQIDLERSIALSEALFEDASWGVVLVDADLRPAVVNAHAARALGIGRTSALGRPLGELLAQGVEELESALTHVLAEGAPPAPAEIWVSVRTPEGEQRRCWRCGFVRLASPLAEEPVPLGVGWLFQDVTEAKQGEQEAALLRFRTNQLHRAARAAAECEDPAEAATVHLDFALAGFADHALIDRVAGGSLGDADAAGQVRLVRAAATPSGPPGPSLPTGAAGLPVRYPEGHPALQCVARAGSVRASVGTVPPEQARLWAEARRWPSDSVHALCAVLRSRGRTLGVVTFLRGGGRSPFERSDATYAEDVAARIATALDLASAL
- a CDS encoding GNAT family N-acetyltransferase, which encodes MDDLRVEVVAGERMLEQWRYVHNVIVPPDELSADEVRERSGRHRLENAYLGDVLVGCSTVRPPDGEGAVAIVIARVLPEFRGRGFGHALYEHCLAHARGLGARGIRTVVLAANGDGVRFAEARGFVEVERYVAPEDETEVWLTFGLED